A genome region from Hevea brasiliensis isolate MT/VB/25A 57/8 chromosome 7, ASM3005281v1, whole genome shotgun sequence includes the following:
- the LOC131181330 gene encoding putative receptor like protein 25, with protein sequence MIMYNKGWELEYRKIPYILNAIDFSYNKFEGEIPDIIGNLQGLYLLNLSNNFLNGHIPSSLANLKTLECLDLSRNVLLGKLPPELTTLTSVSSFNVSYNQLEGPIPRGNQFDTFESNQYEGNRGLCGVPLKKKCENFEASPQERSNIVEDDDAGCIFNENFWKWMIVLMVYGSGLIFGLVIGCKVTRKKHDWFVKIFGKKQHHIM encoded by the coding sequence ATGATTATGTATAACAAAGGATGGGAATTGGAATATAGAAAGATCCCATACATTTTAAATGCCATTGATTTCTCTTACAACAAATTTGAAGGGGAGATACCAGATATCATTGGGAATCTTCAAGGGCTTTATTTGCTTAACCTTTCCAACAACTTTTTGAATGGTCATATACCATCATCTTTAGCAAATTTGAAAACATTAGAATGCTTGGACCTGTCAAGGAACGTGCTCTTAGGAAAGTTACCTCCTGAGCTAACTACGCTCACTTCCGTTTCTTCTTTtaatgtttcttataatcaactTGAAGGACCCATTCCACGAGGGAACCAATTTGATACTTTTGAGAGCAATCAATATGAGGGAAATAGGGGATTATGTGGAGTTCCATTGAAgaagaaatgtgaaaattttgaGGCATCACCACAAGAGCGTTCAAATATTGTGGAAGATGATGACGCAGGTTGCATATTTAATGAGAACTTTTGGAAGTGGATGATAGTTTTGATGGTTTATGGAAGTGGACTCATATTTGGTTTGGTTATTGGGTGCAAAGTCACCAGAAAAAAACATGATTGGTTTGTGAAGATTTTTGGAAAGAAACAACACCACATAATGTGA